The Syntrophobotulus glycolicus DSM 8271 DNA window GCAGTGCTGGCCTTCCTCATCATCCGGCTGAGGCTTTTTATCCGCCGCCTGGGGATGGAAGACGTGACCTTTCACATGCTCATTCAAATCCTCACCCCGTTTGTCGTCTTTTTACTGATTGAACATATTCATTTATCGGGAATTTTAGCGGTGGTGGCAGCCGGGATTGTGCATGCAATGGAGCGTGACTACGAAGAATCGCCGACGATTAATTTGCAGGTTGTGTCCAGAAGCACTTGGATCGTTCTGCTGTATGTGTTAAATGGTTTGGTCTTTGTCCTGCTGGGGTCGCAAATCCCGGATATTCTCAATGAAATCTTCAATGCCCCCACTTTCAATAATGCGGAAGAGATCGCTTATACCCTGGTCATTTCCCTGGCCCTTTTTGCCCTCCGCTTTATTTGGCTGCATCTTTTGGAGTGGAGCCGCTGGAAGCTGAAAAAGCCGGATGCGGTCAAGCCCGGGCTCAGAAGGACTGCGATCGCCGCAATATCAGGTGTCAGGGGAGCGGTAACCTTAGCGGGAGCGTTTTCCATCCCCTTTGTGCTGGCTGATGGCAGCCTCTTTCCGCAGCGTTCCTTAATGATATTTATTGCCGCGGGCGTGATTTTAGTGACGCTCATAACGGCGAGCATCGTTTTGCCGCTGATCACCAAGTCAGAAAATAATGAGGTGAAAAACAACAGAGAAAAGATGGAGAAGAGGGCGCTGATCCGAACCTATGAAGCGGCCGTCCGCGCCATGCGGGGAGCGCTGGATGAAGACAAGCGGGAAGCGGCCCTGAAGATCATGTCAACCTACAATCATACCCTTCAGCAGCTGAAATCTGAAGAAAATGGAACGAACGCTCTCACTGTCAAAAAAATGGAGGCGGAAATCCGGATGAAGGCGCTGGAAGCGGAGTCTCAATGTATTGCTAAACTGACGGAAGAAAAACGCATCGATAAGGAAACCGCATTGCTGGCCCAGGCGCGTATTCGCCGGAGGGAGGTTGCCGTAACCAATCGGTCCAGATTCAGAATCTTGATGATTTGGACGTTAGTGAAGAGGATCTTATATCAAAGCAG harbors:
- a CDS encoding Na+/H+ antiporter, which encodes MESFLMILIMLAAIGLSNMINHIVPFIPVPLIQIALGVLIAAVPGGLHIPLEPELFFVLFIAPILFNDGKNVSRKTLWNLRKQILLLALGLVFLTVLVIGFLTHWLIPSIPLSAAFALAAILSPTDIVAVSAMSSRVRIPKSIMHLLEGEGLMNDASGLVAFNFAIAATVTGAFSLGDASLSFLKIAVGGFAGGAVLAFLIIRLRLFIRRLGMEDVTFHMLIQILTPFVVFLLIEHIHLSGILAVVAAGIVHAMERDYEESPTINLQVVSRSTWIVLLYVLNGLVFVLLGSQIPDILNEIFNAPTFNNAEEIAYTLVISLALFALRFIWLHLLEWSRWKLKKPDAVKPGLRRTAIAAISGVRGAVTLAGAFSIPFVLADGSLFPQRSLMIFIAAGVILVTLITASIVLPLITKSENNEVKNNREKMEKRALIRTYEAAVRAMRGALDEDKREAALKIMSTYNHTLQQLKSEENGTNALTVKKMEAEIRMKALEAESQCIAKLTEEKRIDKETALLAQARIRRREVAVTNRSRFRILMIWTLVKRILYQSSQILISQNHQLRRKEREKRIKLYRLRKDLGEAAIRAVKKGLTPENREISYLIIGEYIELMTKIKSGRSENYSRALARMERELKEKAFQAERDEIQKLYENGKVTRDVTQKIRRQINIREAYSLEEEKF